A single Mesomycoplasma ovipneumoniae DNA region contains:
- a CDS encoding MSC_0621 family F1-like ATPase epsilon subunit — protein sequence MESQLWNFRILTPENKTINFKDCKIYINIEQEKYFAPLEPFIVSNLDFSLIKIEISSGVFYFFAHKSLLFSLENSASIRLYDDLIFYKTDKKEYYIQKKSNQKSKNTLLHKLQMQANLELSSNLELYNNYMLAKQENEQNRLMQLFFLVQTEVNHV from the coding sequence ATGGAATCACAACTTTGAAATTTCCGAATTTTGACCCCTGAAAATAAAACTATAAATTTTAAAGATTGCAAAATATACATTAACATCGAACAGGAAAAATATTTTGCACCACTTGAACCATTTATTGTTTCAAATCTTGATTTTTCGCTCATAAAAATCGAAATTTCTTCCGGGGTTTTTTATTTTTTTGCCCACAAGTCATTACTTTTTTCCTTAGAAAACAGCGCTTCTATCCGACTTTATGATGATTTGATTTTTTATAAAACTGATAAAAAAGAATATTATATTCAGAAAAAATCAAATCAAAAAAGCAAAAACACACTTTTGCACAAATTGCAAATGCAAGCAAATTTAGAGCTAAGCTCAAATTTAGAATTGTATAATAATTATATGCTTGCCAAACAAGAAAATGAACAAAACCGTTTGATGCAACTGTTTTTTTTAGTTCAAACCGAGGTGAATCATGTCTAA
- a CDS encoding MSC_0620 family F1-like ATPase-associated subunit produces MSKKLKNKLVFAPILSVFSISSLFFLSSASTFSPAVVEFQQTAPAPASPPANPGQNPGQNAGGQASAGTSEKKAEPITEEDLRQNKAYWEAQKESLIDQFIDKVDEDIKIKLADIASKTRDNLEEKLQQSFFWIQLRDYFKRNREGLKKNPSEFGLNIISPFAFANNLKLKRGDVSFDKENYQGLEWGTNNDDNYEKINNVKTSKVTEVPNTLKGKDFENRIKTYFQGLTSQYKQYLFKEEEFPVYKKNFNLDKFSERSDTEENLLLASKPIGKEGITSWNDWIKNYFEKQSLLLDFTLNQLPNPSSSQSAQEQINFAIKKITNQNPPDVAEKPEFEVRIAPDLPPIIAPQYAGMPLQQVVNLYNSASAEEKNNIFFFLNPLNSRFKYFIESVSLDPAGNKINAKVKIVDFVNQVRDPADKSKAEKVYDTPHYTDFPEGATPAQKQAITTNLYNSNLGVTAVIDQFFSTLNIQDQFSFDQIRYYSPGSQTTIYNFFYLLTKVFYNQDFLDAQKKLAQDYINSSNATVFSASQFQFLSYLKKSEIDNNKAWSHYYLIYFLNLIVLQDKFFQYLAKPNAVDKAAAEQKEKQFDENLKKLNLTREDINRYFAQAHEKVALFHNESNKISSNLVNQFVAMTKLGRQINLLNQILGHVAYFDEKPQANQGSSSINNSQQNSDPIQNFSALIEQFNSEQQSQWLANNLAYLIVGTLSVILVSIAVISRLLVYKKNQLKKVENNSENQEQGEK; encoded by the coding sequence ATGTCTAAAAAATTAAAAAATAAACTAGTTTTTGCGCCTATTTTATCAGTCTTTTCAATTTCTTCTTTATTTTTCCTTTCATCAGCTTCAACTTTTAGTCCTGCTGTTGTTGAATTTCAACAAACTGCCCCTGCTCCTGCAAGTCCACCAGCAAATCCTGGCCAAAATCCTGGACAAAATGCTGGCGGACAAGCCTCAGCAGGTACAAGTGAAAAAAAGGCCGAGCCAATTACTGAAGAAGATCTAAGGCAAAATAAAGCTTACTGAGAAGCTCAAAAAGAATCATTAATTGACCAATTTATTGATAAAGTTGATGAAGATATTAAAATTAAACTTGCTGATATTGCTTCAAAAACTCGCGATAATCTTGAAGAAAAACTACAGCAAAGTTTTTTTTGAATTCAACTTCGTGATTATTTTAAACGAAACCGTGAAGGTCTAAAAAAGAACCCTAGTGAGTTTGGCCTTAATATTATTAGTCCTTTTGCTTTTGCCAATAATCTAAAACTAAAACGTGGTGATGTTAGTTTTGACAAAGAAAACTACCAAGGTCTTGAATGAGGAACTAACAATGATGATAATTATGAAAAAATAAATAATGTTAAAACCTCAAAAGTAACAGAAGTTCCAAACACGCTCAAAGGCAAAGATTTTGAAAATCGAATTAAAACTTATTTTCAAGGACTTACATCCCAATATAAACAATATCTTTTTAAAGAAGAAGAATTTCCTGTTTATAAAAAGAATTTTAACCTTGATAAATTTTCCGAAAGATCTGATACTGAAGAAAACCTTTTGTTAGCAAGTAAGCCAATTGGCAAAGAAGGAATAACTTCTTGAAATGACTGAATTAAAAACTACTTTGAAAAACAGTCACTTTTACTTGATTTTACTTTAAATCAACTGCCAAATCCAAGTTCATCTCAATCAGCCCAGGAACAAATTAATTTTGCAATTAAAAAAATTACCAACCAAAATCCACCTGATGTGGCCGAAAAACCTGAATTTGAAGTGCGAATTGCCCCTGATTTGCCGCCAATTATTGCTCCTCAATATGCAGGTATGCCGCTTCAACAAGTAGTAAACCTCTATAATTCAGCATCAGCAGAAGAAAAAAATAACATTTTTTTCTTCTTAAATCCGCTAAATTCACGTTTTAAATATTTTATTGAATCAGTTTCGCTTGATCCGGCCGGGAACAAAATTAATGCAAAAGTAAAAATTGTTGACTTTGTTAATCAAGTTCGTGACCCGGCTGATAAGTCAAAAGCCGAAAAAGTCTATGATACCCCCCATTATACTGATTTTCCTGAAGGGGCAACTCCGGCTCAAAAACAAGCAATAACAACAAATTTATATAATTCAAATTTAGGTGTAACTGCTGTAATTGACCAGTTTTTTTCAACATTGAATATTCAAGACCAGTTTAGTTTTGACCAAATTCGTTATTATTCTCCAGGTTCTCAGACAACAATTTATAATTTCTTTTATTTATTAACTAAAGTTTTTTATAACCAAGATTTTCTTGATGCTCAGAAAAAATTGGCCCAAGATTATATAAATTCTTCTAATGCAACAGTTTTTTCAGCTTCACAATTTCAGTTTTTGTCTTACTTAAAAAAATCAGAAATTGACAATAATAAAGCTTGATCTCATTATTATTTAATTTATTTTTTGAACCTAATTGTTCTTCAAGATAAATTTTTCCAATATTTGGCAAAACCAAATGCAGTTGATAAAGCAGCTGCCGAGCAAAAAGAAAAACAATTTGACGAAAATCTCAAAAAATTGAATTTAACTCGCGAAGATATTAACCGTTATTTTGCCCAGGCACACGAAAAAGTTGCCCTTTTTCATAATGAGTCTAACAAAATAAGTTCTAATTTAGTTAATCAATTTGTGGCAATGACTAAACTCGGACGCCAGATCAATCTTTTAAACCAAATATTAGGTCATGTTGCTTACTTTGACGAAAAACCTCAGGCAAATCAAGGATCTTCTTCAATAAATAATTCTCAACAAAACTCTGATCCAATTCAGAATTTTTCAGCACTTATTGAGCAATTCAACAGCGAACAGCAAAGTCAATGGTTAGCAAATAATCTTGCTTATTTAATAGTGGGGACACTTTCAGTAATTTTAGTCTCAATTGCTGTAATTTCAAGATTGTTAGTTTATAAAAAAAATCAATTAAAAAAAGTTGAAAATAATTCTGAAAATCAAGAACAAGGAGAAAAATAA
- a CDS encoding MSC_0622 family F1-like ATPase gamma subunit, with product MNINEKKEKRDNFIKIYDLVSLNRNISLIQINLLLRTIRNVYEFFLIGQFLLAQFSPKRPFSAKLSLLTKKAFARQNINLWIYPSSNEKYTQNFFDQIEAKILENYTEKDFIVPLGVRAINFAKKNNMKIITSFENLDNSFENSVKIGQVIEYGLKTRQFSSVKMAVYSNKIPNFIATIFPLNQFEFKMETTQETIDKFKANLDKVRFFPNFEEFYQTQIQTYFATSVQVLLLESQFIVYKNKLIHENTLLKEIEEKILRLKTTILKIERELEIEELNLIKSKPKGIF from the coding sequence ATGAACATAAATGAAAAAAAGGAAAAAAGAGACAATTTCATCAAAATTTATGATTTAGTGTCACTAAATCGAAATATTTCTCTAATCCAAATTAATCTTCTTTTAAGAACAATAAGAAATGTTTATGAATTTTTCTTGATTGGCCAGTTTTTACTTGCCCAATTTAGTCCAAAAAGACCATTTAGCGCAAAACTGTCACTACTGACAAAAAAAGCTTTTGCCCGTCAAAATATAAATCTTTGAATTTATCCTTCATCAAATGAAAAATATACGCAAAACTTTTTTGATCAAATTGAAGCTAAAATTTTAGAAAACTATACTGAAAAAGATTTTATTGTTCCTCTTGGTGTTCGGGCAATTAATTTTGCAAAGAAAAACAATATGAAAATCATAACTAGTTTTGAAAATTTAGACAATTCCTTTGAAAATTCAGTAAAAATTGGTCAAGTTATTGAATATGGACTCAAAACTCGTCAGTTTTCATCAGTAAAAATGGCCGTTTATTCAAATAAAATCCCTAATTTTATTGCAACAATTTTCCCTTTAAACCAATTTGAATTTAAAATGGAAACAACTCAAGAAACAATTGACAAATTCAAAGCTAACCTTGATAAAGTTCGTTTTTTCCCTAATTTTGAAGAATTTTACCAAACCCAAATTCAAACATATTTTGCAACATCAGTACAAGTTTTACTACTTGAGTCCCAATTTATCGTCTATAAAAATAAACTTATTCACGAAAATACCCTTTTAAAGGAAATCGAGGAAAAAATTTTACGTCTTAAGACAACAATTTTAAAAATTGAACGTGAGCTAGAAATTGAGGAGCTAAACTTGATTAAGAGCAAACCGAAAGGAATTTTTTAA
- a CDS encoding DUF2714 domain-containing protein, whose protein sequence is MKILGKKKQANPTQIDTKTEFRDYYDLINHPNFISFDALMNLTLLVSSQKAKSSMKEKYQKKVVDSYKSTTELVFKNFVISWQRSSRFGSKGLVPIIAQVESSNVRASNFYSDSSDSRFSALLGNLNTLAWDFIANKSRFVEVVEGCIVFLDPQTKTLKVIFSEVSLASSLEEQNQPNKKG, encoded by the coding sequence ATGAAAATTTTAGGAAAGAAAAAGCAAGCAAATCCAACACAAATTGATACAAAAACAGAATTTCGCGACTATTATGATTTAATTAATCATCCCAATTTTATTAGTTTTGATGCACTAATGAATTTAACTCTGCTTGTATCTTCGCAAAAAGCAAAATCATCAATGAAGGAAAAATACCAAAAAAAAGTTGTTGACTCTTATAAGTCAACCACAGAGTTAGTATTTAAAAATTTTGTTATTTCTTGACAGCGCTCAAGTCGTTTTGGCTCAAAAGGGCTTGTTCCGATAATTGCTCAGGTTGAATCTTCAAATGTTAGAGCAAGTAATTTTTATTCCGATAGTTCTGATTCAAGATTTTCAGCACTTCTTGGGAATCTAAACACACTTGCTTGAGATTTTATTGCCAACAAAAGCCGTTTTGTTGAAGTTGTCGAAGGATGCATTGTTTTTTTAGATCCGCAAACAAAAACACTTAAAGTTATTTTCAGCGAAGTTTCTTTGGCATCAAGCTTAGAAGAGCAAAACCAACCAAATAAAAAAGGATAA